In a genomic window of Stakelama saccharophila:
- a CDS encoding Fe2+-dependent dioxygenase yields MMLEIPEVLSKQEVRNLRAVIDAGQWVDGNETSGHQARLAKRNEQLAQGSEAARRAGDAVMAALNRAPLFVAAALPLRVFPPLFNRYAGGQHFRTHVDNAVRSLAGTEFRIRSDLSCTLFLEEPEAYDGGDLVVEDLFGEHRVKLPAGHLILYPASSLHHVTEVTRGCRVASFFWLQSMVREDAAREHLFRLDKSIQTLTADRGGDDATVVELTGLYHNLLRRWADA; encoded by the coding sequence ATGATGCTGGAAATCCCCGAAGTCCTGTCGAAGCAGGAAGTACGGAACCTGCGCGCGGTGATCGACGCGGGCCAGTGGGTGGACGGCAACGAAACGTCCGGTCACCAGGCCCGGCTTGCCAAGCGCAACGAGCAGCTCGCCCAGGGCAGCGAGGCCGCGCGCCGGGCGGGCGATGCGGTGATGGCCGCGCTCAACCGCGCACCGCTGTTCGTCGCGGCCGCGCTGCCGCTCAGGGTTTTTCCGCCATTGTTCAACCGCTATGCCGGCGGCCAGCATTTCCGCACCCATGTCGACAACGCCGTGCGCTCGCTCGCCGGCACCGAATTCCGCATCCGCAGCGACCTGTCCTGCACGCTCTTTCTGGAAGAGCCGGAGGCGTATGACGGCGGCGATCTGGTGGTCGAGGACCTGTTCGGCGAGCACCGGGTGAAGCTGCCGGCCGGCCACCTGATCCTCTATCCCGCCTCCAGCCTCCATCACGTTACCGAAGTTACGCGCGGGTGCCGGGTTGCGAGCTTTTTCTGGCTCCAGTCAATGGTGCGCGAGGACGCGGCGCGCGAACATCTTTTCCGCCTCGACAAGAGCATCCAGACACTGACCGCCGATCGCGGCGGCGATGATGCCACCGTGGTCGAACTCACCGGCCTGTATCATAACCTCCTGCGCCGCTGGGCCGATGCGTAG
- a CDS encoding FAD:protein FMN transferase, translated as MLATREPHVLIPPVPEAPDLLAPVAGGVVRRLAGTAMGTEWRVALVARQRHDLAPARAAIGRAIADVVAQMSQWETESELSRFNRLPAGAAMTISPAFAQVLDCALTLAEASGGAFDPTLGAASDAFGFGPGPPPEARPDGIPGGGWRSLSFDRAARRLIQPGPVRLDLSGIAKGFAVDLIARGLARAGFARHLVEIGGELRGAGAKPDGQPWWVAVDPVPDMPDRPVRIALSGWSVASSGDWQRRRGPAGRDWSHTLSPGDGSPLVQSPRCATVLHRGCMQADALATSMMVLGADAGIAFADRHAIPARIATAAGHIRESRAWSAMT; from the coding sequence ATGCTCGCCACCCGCGAACCCCATGTGCTGATTCCCCCCGTTCCGGAGGCGCCCGACCTGCTGGCCCCGGTCGCCGGTGGCGTTGTGCGCCGGCTTGCCGGGACGGCAATGGGCACCGAATGGCGGGTGGCGCTGGTCGCCCGCCAGCGCCATGATCTCGCCCCCGCCCGCGCGGCGATAGGCCGAGCGATCGCTGATGTCGTCGCGCAGATGAGCCAATGGGAAACGGAGTCCGAGCTGAGCCGGTTCAACCGCCTGCCGGCGGGCGCCGCCATGACGATCTCACCGGCCTTCGCGCAGGTGCTGGACTGCGCCCTGACGCTTGCGGAGGCGAGCGGCGGCGCATTCGATCCGACTCTGGGCGCGGCCAGCGATGCTTTCGGCTTCGGCCCTGGCCCACCGCCGGAGGCGCGACCGGACGGCATTCCCGGCGGAGGCTGGCGATCGCTGTCGTTCGACCGTGCGGCCCGGCGACTGATTCAACCCGGACCGGTTCGGCTGGATCTTTCCGGCATCGCCAAGGGCTTTGCGGTCGATCTGATCGCGCGCGGACTCGCGCGGGCGGGATTCGCGCGGCATCTGGTCGAGATCGGCGGCGAGCTTCGCGGCGCCGGCGCAAAACCGGACGGGCAGCCCTGGTGGGTGGCCGTCGACCCCGTTCCCGACATGCCCGACAGGCCTGTCCGGATCGCGTTGAGCGGCTGGTCGGTCGCAAGCTCCGGTGACTGGCAGCGGCGGCGCGGACCGGCGGGACGCGACTGGTCGCACACCCTTTCGCCGGGCGATGGCAGCCCGCTCGTTCAGAGCCCGCGCTGCGCAACGGTCCTCCACCGGGGCTGTATGCAGGCCGATGCCCTGGCCACGAGCATGATGGTACTTGGCGCGGATGCCGGCATCGCCTTCGCCGACCGCCACGCTATTCCGGCGCGCATCGCGACCGCCGCCGGCCATATCCGTGAAAGCAGGGCCTGGAGCGCCATGACATGA
- a CDS encoding DUF4198 domain-containing protein, whose protein sequence is MTLKNLVSHAALILPAVALFATSADAHRRWLLPSATILSGDRETVSVDAAVANGLFYFEHHALGLDDLTVTGPDGKAVKPDIMGSGAYRSVFDVPLDKQGTYRIALASDGMFGSYMLNGERHRWHGSAAEAKTAIPDGASEVHLVPVTNRVETFATLGAPSDTALQPTGRGIEMVPVTHPNDLIAGEPAKLRFLEDGKPASGLEVQFIKGGTRYRDEAGVKRLTADADGVVTLSADDPGMYFLEAEDRPERGAGDTGADARRLYYSVVLEFMPA, encoded by the coding sequence ATGACCTTGAAGAACCTTGTTTCGCACGCCGCCCTGATCCTGCCGGCAGTCGCCTTGTTCGCAACATCGGCGGACGCGCATCGGCGCTGGCTGCTGCCTTCGGCCACCATATTGTCGGGCGATCGCGAAACCGTCTCGGTCGATGCCGCAGTCGCCAACGGGCTGTTCTATTTCGAACATCACGCGCTGGGGCTCGACGATCTGACCGTCACAGGACCGGACGGAAAGGCGGTCAAGCCGGATATTATGGGCTCGGGTGCATATCGCAGTGTGTTCGACGTGCCGCTCGACAAGCAGGGCACCTATCGCATCGCGCTGGCGAGCGACGGTATGTTCGGCAGCTATATGCTGAACGGCGAACGCCATCGCTGGCACGGCTCCGCCGCCGAGGCGAAGACCGCCATTCCCGACGGCGCAAGCGAGGTGCATCTCGTCCCGGTGACCAATCGTGTCGAGACCTTTGCCACGCTCGGCGCGCCCAGCGACACCGCATTGCAGCCGACCGGGCGCGGGATCGAGATGGTGCCGGTCACCCATCCCAACGACCTGATCGCGGGCGAACCCGCCAAGCTGCGCTTCCTGGAGGACGGCAAGCCCGCCAGCGGCCTGGAGGTCCAGTTCATCAAGGGCGGCACGCGGTATCGCGACGAGGCCGGGGTCAAGCGGCTTACGGCCGACGCCGACGGGGTCGTGACCCTGTCCGCCGACGATCCGGGCATGTATTTCCTCGAGGCCGAGGATCGTCCGGAGCGCGGCGCCGGTGACACGGGTGCGGATGCGCGGCGGCTATATTATTCCGTAGTGCTTGAATTCATGCCCGCCTGA
- a CDS encoding DUF2271 domain-containing protein has product MRLTVSLIGTSLIATPAIAGDMTISITIPQLRVAEYHRPNVAVWIENGEGEVVADLATWYDLRNRREDGAKWLSDLRTWWRRSGRALDLPVDGVSGPTRAPGKHVLHFTEGHGPLHRLSAGPYRLLVEAAREVGGREKLAIPFTWPPKGNKAGTVRGESELGAVTLSIKP; this is encoded by the coding sequence ATGCGTCTGACCGTCTCGCTAATCGGAACCAGCCTGATCGCGACACCGGCCATCGCCGGCGACATGACGATCAGCATCACCATCCCGCAGCTTCGCGTGGCGGAATATCACCGGCCCAATGTCGCCGTCTGGATCGAGAATGGCGAGGGCGAGGTCGTGGCCGATCTCGCCACCTGGTATGACCTGCGCAATCGCCGCGAGGACGGCGCGAAATGGCTTTCCGACCTGCGCACCTGGTGGCGGCGCTCGGGCCGCGCGCTTGATCTGCCGGTCGACGGCGTATCCGGGCCGACCCGGGCGCCGGGCAAGCACGTACTGCATTTCACCGAGGGACACGGCCCGCTGCACCGACTTTCGGCCGGGCCCTACCGCTTGTTGGTCGAAGCCGCGCGCGAGGTCGGCGGGCGCGAGAAACTCGCCATTCCGTTCACCTGGCCTCCCAAGGGCAACAAGGCCGGCACCGTTCGCGGGGAAAGCGAACTGGGCGCCGTCACGCTTTCGATCAAGCCGTAA
- a CDS encoding PepSY-associated TM helix domain-containing protein, whose protein sequence is MLHSGEAVAPVKRRRRRVSPFWTKQFHLWHWMSSAICLVGMLLFAVTGITLNHAATIGAEPRMTTREAQLPPSLLATLAGDRGADDAPVPGEIADWSSAALSASIAGRPAEWSKREVYVPLPQPGGDGWVSINRTSGEATYEHTDRGWVAWLNDLHKGRDTGPAWRWFIDIFAAACVIFCLTGFLLLKLHARHRKATWPLVGGGLVIPILLIILFVHA, encoded by the coding sequence ATGCTCCACTCGGGGGAGGCTGTTGCGCCTGTCAAACGGCGAAGGCGCCGTGTCTCACCATTCTGGACGAAGCAGTTCCATCTCTGGCACTGGATGAGCAGCGCGATCTGCCTGGTGGGCATGTTGCTGTTCGCCGTGACCGGGATCACGCTCAATCACGCCGCCACCATCGGCGCCGAGCCGCGGATGACGACGCGCGAGGCGCAACTGCCGCCGTCGCTGCTGGCGACTCTCGCCGGCGATCGCGGCGCCGATGACGCGCCGGTGCCGGGAGAGATCGCCGACTGGAGCAGCGCGGCGCTGTCGGCGTCGATTGCCGGTCGGCCGGCCGAATGGTCCAAGCGCGAAGTCTATGTTCCGCTGCCGCAACCCGGCGGTGACGGCTGGGTTTCGATCAACCGCACGAGCGGCGAGGCCACCTATGAACACACCGATCGCGGCTGGGTCGCCTGGCTGAACGACCTTCACAAGGGCCGCGATACCGGACCGGCATGGCGCTGGTTCATCGACATCTTCGCCGCCGCCTGCGTGATATTCTGCCTGACCGGCTTTCTGCTGCTCAAGCTTCATGCGCGCCACCGCAAGGCGACCTGGCCGCTGGTCGGTGGTGGCCTGGTCATACCGATTCTCCTCATCATCCTGTTCGTCCACGCCTGA
- a CDS encoding winged helix-turn-helix domain-containing protein, which produces MRFHDLTFDEMFASARRDNGRQITFTRKERAVLSALIGSEGRIVSRQYVLDVIDGASAEAGERNVDFLINRLRNKLGDKARNPRFIATQYGEGYLWIAPPGKLAAPRAFLRIGPVYGMDMEWELDSFPEVLGGELSERTGEGRVVLAEESAHDHDAEYTVEASLFPEPRRLHIALALRHGSTGEIVMSDRIQAPMDDWRNCLGAVSRKLVDAAWSHKAAVPHTISPTTNPLPVRVQEASTTVTGDVQESWRESLTRTSRHNATTSDNAESGLMRATALYTRLLHQDDKATALSAEAWDRIEDEIEELVLANLHAVKDNAIQALGAAKLLLFITRGYFDRAQSMAKEAFERSPAFAAAFATLGQFRACSGRFEESLSLYDRAIELSEPESDFHVYLLILKIVAFMACDDRERAHDTGLVLFRLRPETRLRIGLLTASPEETTLPDDLERHLRLVDKAQAAHMALYLYRISARQFCRADHQRNVMDGLCTHLARRFGRESWLNVTEAASSDRTRPRQAL; this is translated from the coding sequence ATGCGATTTCACGACCTGACCTTCGACGAGATGTTCGCCAGCGCACGGCGTGACAATGGCCGGCAGATCACCTTCACGCGCAAGGAGCGCGCCGTTCTTTCCGCGCTGATCGGCAGCGAAGGCCGGATCGTGTCGCGGCAGTATGTGCTGGACGTTATCGATGGCGCCAGTGCGGAAGCCGGAGAGCGCAATGTCGATTTCCTGATCAATCGGCTGCGCAACAAGCTCGGCGACAAGGCGCGCAATCCCCGTTTCATCGCCACACAATATGGCGAAGGCTATCTGTGGATCGCTCCTCCGGGAAAGCTGGCGGCGCCCCGGGCATTCCTGCGCATCGGTCCCGTATATGGCATGGACATGGAGTGGGAGCTGGACAGTTTTCCCGAAGTGTTGGGCGGAGAACTGAGCGAAAGGACGGGCGAAGGCAGAGTGGTGCTGGCAGAAGAATCGGCACACGACCACGATGCCGAATACACGGTCGAAGCGAGCCTGTTTCCTGAGCCGCGCCGGCTGCACATAGCGCTGGCATTGCGCCATGGCTCCACGGGCGAGATCGTGATGAGCGACAGGATACAGGCGCCGATGGATGACTGGCGGAACTGCCTGGGCGCGGTATCGCGCAAGCTGGTGGATGCCGCCTGGTCGCACAAGGCAGCCGTTCCCCATACCATCTCGCCGACCACGAACCCCCTGCCCGTTCGCGTTCAGGAGGCTTCAACCACCGTCACCGGCGACGTGCAGGAAAGCTGGCGGGAAAGCCTCACCAGGACCAGCCGACATAACGCAACGACATCGGATAACGCCGAAAGCGGCCTGATGCGAGCCACTGCGCTCTATACTCGGCTCCTGCATCAGGACGATAAAGCTACCGCCCTCTCGGCCGAGGCCTGGGACCGGATAGAGGATGAGATCGAGGAGTTGGTGCTCGCCAATCTGCATGCCGTGAAGGACAATGCGATTCAGGCGCTCGGGGCGGCAAAACTGCTGCTCTTCATCACCCGAGGATATTTCGATCGGGCGCAGTCCATGGCCAAAGAAGCGTTCGAGCGCAGCCCTGCTTTCGCCGCGGCCTTTGCCACCTTGGGCCAGTTCCGCGCCTGCTCGGGCCGGTTTGAAGAAAGCCTGTCGCTGTACGACCGGGCGATCGAGCTGTCCGAACCGGAAAGCGACTTCCACGTCTATCTGCTGATCCTCAAGATCGTTGCCTTCATGGCCTGTGACGATCGTGAACGCGCCCATGATACAGGTCTGGTCCTGTTCAGGTTGCGCCCCGAAACCAGATTGCGCATCGGCCTGCTCACCGCCTCCCCGGAGGAAACGACACTTCCCGACGACCTGGAACGGCACTTGCGCTTGGTCGATAAAGCACAAGCCGCGCATATGGCCTTGTACCTTTACCGGATCTCGGCACGGCAGTTCTGCCGTGCCGATCACCAGCGCAACGTCATGGATGGCCTTTGCACACATCTGGCAAGGCGCTTCGGACGGGAAAGCTGGTTGAATGTTACAGAGGCCGCCTCGTCTGACCGGACAAGACCGCGACAGGCGCTATAG
- a CDS encoding ShlB/FhaC/HecB family hemolysin secretion/activation protein produces MNGYRFGGTAVLLCVIASPALAQTASQITPDSYAPPVMREGDGISLPDSGALLVPEGADDVSVTLAGVRVEGATIPSGVQAELEEALVGRRIPVARIYEAASRLEQRLAREGAVLSRVVVPAQDLDDGGTLRLVVVQGYISRIDTASLPLQIRTRVARVLAPLTGSRTATLGDIERRLLLAGDTPGTSLRSTLARGEKPGATVLVIEADYRPVTMSVSLDSGISDTLGGETYGLGAQFNSALGLGETVYLNANGTPTLDKETSFLEPTPRNRALAAGIVMPLGDDGLAVNIEATDARTTPVRQSAAVPGVTSRFRRGSLRLTYPVIRSRGSNLTVSGAFDIQEERLSIFDPIDLPLSLDRLRVLRAGADWQMRDESGGRLQLSARASVGIDGLGARSADDATAVLPLSRAGADAAFEKLAVDAEASQPVAEHLTLATMGSAQTSFGDPLVNSEQFGIANRQGISPLASGSLQGDAGYILRSEVRAPFAWQTGPGFVSLVPYGFVAAGGLRLENPTAFERRTTTAEAYGAGIRASFAADDQSPALSAGIEYGHGDADGRPGDDRVTVSLYFQI; encoded by the coding sequence GTGAACGGGTATCGGTTTGGCGGGACTGCCGTCTTGTTGTGTGTGATCGCCAGCCCCGCGCTTGCCCAGACCGCGAGTCAGATCACGCCCGACAGCTATGCGCCGCCCGTCATGCGCGAGGGCGACGGGATCAGCCTGCCGGACAGCGGAGCGTTGCTGGTTCCCGAAGGGGCCGACGATGTCTCGGTTACGCTGGCGGGCGTCAGGGTGGAAGGCGCGACTATCCCGTCCGGGGTCCAGGCAGAGCTTGAGGAGGCCCTGGTCGGCCGGCGCATCCCGGTGGCGCGCATTTACGAGGCGGCCTCGCGGTTGGAGCAGCGCCTGGCGCGCGAGGGCGCGGTGCTCAGTCGCGTGGTGGTGCCGGCGCAGGACCTGGACGATGGCGGCACGCTGCGCCTGGTCGTGGTGCAGGGTTATATCTCGCGCATCGACACCGCCAGCCTGCCGCTGCAGATCCGCACGCGGGTGGCCCGGGTGCTGGCCCCGCTTACCGGCAGCCGCACTGCCACGCTGGGCGATATCGAGCGGCGCCTGCTGCTGGCCGGCGACACGCCGGGCACATCCTTGCGATCCACTTTGGCACGGGGAGAAAAGCCCGGGGCGACCGTGCTGGTGATCGAGGCCGATTATCGCCCTGTGACGATGAGCGTATCGCTCGACAGCGGGATTTCCGACACCCTGGGCGGTGAGACCTATGGCCTTGGCGCGCAGTTCAACTCGGCGCTCGGTCTGGGCGAGACCGTCTATCTGAACGCGAACGGCACGCCCACGCTCGACAAGGAAACGAGCTTTCTCGAACCCACGCCGCGCAACCGCGCGCTGGCTGCCGGAATCGTGATGCCGCTGGGCGATGATGGGCTTGCCGTCAATATCGAGGCGACCGATGCGCGCACCACGCCGGTGCGGCAAAGCGCGGCGGTGCCCGGTGTGACCAGCCGGTTCCGGCGGGGATCGCTGCGCCTGACCTATCCCGTGATCCGGTCGCGCGGCAGCAACCTGACGGTCTCGGGCGCCTTCGATATCCAGGAGGAACGGCTGAGCATCTTCGATCCCATAGACCTGCCGCTGTCGTTGGACCGGTTGCGCGTGCTGCGCGCCGGCGCAGACTGGCAGATGCGGGATGAGAGCGGCGGCAGGCTGCAACTATCGGCGCGGGCCTCTGTCGGGATCGACGGGCTTGGCGCACGGTCGGCGGACGATGCCACGGCGGTGTTGCCGCTGTCGCGCGCGGGCGCCGATGCCGCGTTCGAGAAGCTGGCCGTGGATGCCGAAGCCTCGCAACCGGTGGCGGAGCACCTGACGCTGGCCACGATGGGATCGGCGCAGACGTCCTTCGGCGATCCGCTGGTCAATTCCGAGCAGTTCGGCATCGCCAATCGCCAGGGGATCTCGCCGCTGGCTTCCGGCTCCTTGCAGGGCGATGCCGGTTATATCCTGCGTTCGGAGGTTCGCGCCCCGTTCGCCTGGCAGACGGGGCCGGGCTTCGTCTCGCTAGTGCCATACGGCTTTGTCGCGGCCGGCGGGCTGCGGCTGGAAAATCCCACGGCGTTCGAACGGCGCACGACCACGGCGGAAGCCTATGGCGCGGGCATCCGCGCCAGCTTCGCGGCGGATGACCAGTCGCCCGCCCTCTCCGCCGGTATCGAATATGGTCACGGGGATGCCGATGGACGCCCCGGCGACGACCGCGTCACCGTCTCGCTCTATTTCCAGATCTGA